In Streptomyces nojiriensis, one genomic interval encodes:
- a CDS encoding peptidoglycan DD-metalloendopeptidase family protein, with translation MLRYPSRLWALVLMCLAGLVLAGTPAPASATAPVPAPAAAKPLFQLPFPCGTTWQLNTWGHNPALDIVVEGNTGSDGLPVLPSAAGTVAATYWTNGSGNTIQINHGNGWFTAYYHLKDDPATYVKKGDPVQPSTRIGRIGTSGASTWSHLHYEQRYLASGDFTDESHRVPAHFDGVEYTGDAKEWPSVTSRNCTGTPPPAWQDCPSGHVCFYSGADGTGTVCRSATDEPRSTCGLRRSFFNNGTPQPGYDHVQVYFREGGSACLHRGWDEGRGNLPAGGRTIERFQWRGEC, from the coding sequence GTGCTGCGGTATCCGAGCAGGCTGTGGGCGCTGGTGCTGATGTGCCTGGCGGGACTGGTGCTGGCGGGAACACCCGCGCCCGCCTCCGCCACCGCCCCCGTCCCCGCGCCCGCTGCGGCGAAGCCGCTGTTCCAGCTCCCCTTCCCGTGCGGGACCACCTGGCAGCTGAACACCTGGGGCCACAACCCGGCACTGGACATCGTGGTGGAGGGCAACACCGGTTCCGACGGACTGCCCGTCCTGCCGTCCGCCGCCGGCACGGTGGCCGCCACGTACTGGACCAACGGTTCGGGCAACACCATCCAGATCAACCACGGCAACGGCTGGTTCACGGCGTACTACCACCTGAAGGACGACCCGGCGACCTACGTGAAGAAGGGCGACCCCGTCCAGCCGTCCACCCGGATCGGCCGCATCGGCACCTCGGGCGCCTCCACCTGGTCCCACCTGCACTACGAGCAGCGCTACCTCGCGTCGGGCGACTTCACCGACGAGAGCCACCGCGTCCCGGCCCACTTCGACGGGGTCGAGTACACGGGCGACGCGAAGGAATGGCCGAGCGTCACCAGCCGCAACTGCACCGGCACACCGCCCCCCGCCTGGCAGGACTGCCCGTCCGGCCACGTCTGCTTCTACTCGGGCGCGGACGGCACGGGCACCGTCTGCCGCTCCGCCACCGACGAGCCCCGGAGCACGTGTGGGCTGCGCAGGTCCTTCTTCAACAACGGCACGCCGCAGCCGGGTTACGACCACGTACAGGTGTACTTCCGGGAGGGCGGCAGCGCCTGTCTGCACCGCGGCTGGGACGAGGGGCGCGGGAACCTCCCGGCCGGAGGCCGGACCATCGAGCGCTTCCAGTGGCGAGGAGAGTGCTGA
- the lanL gene encoding class IV lanthionine synthetase LanL produces MSSLPETASRPPLTGPRRTRPEGPADLALLPDLVRAVLARGVTGRAGATQDWAVEAGEFWCHVRPGDAVRRTQGWKLHVSATPLSAPLVLARAAEVLTAHRAPFKFAASPARVAALVSGRFARGGGGKFITVYPVDDTQFRLLAEELHRATVGLPGPAVLSDRRYLPDSQVYYRYGVFAAAPELTADGAFAARLRDPEGRPVPDERNAWYSPPSWADDPFPGRPAAPARSTATAKPVLLNERYLVRGAIQHSNKGGVFRAEDTATGEQVVVKQARPHVGAGLEGLDVRDLLRREATLLQRFGKRFPDRVPRLVEVFEQQGSAFLVAESVPGATLRRTVAERLIREGAGCPDGPTAGSLVRQLLELVGGAHELGLTLHDFNPNNVMVTPGGRLRLIDLEMAAREGERWVLGATPGYTAPELRAADPVAPAFGPGVDLYALGATVLHALTGADPLFAEDRPAGARPDEERLSRLVELLGRDRPLVRRYGPLVRGLMRDAPADRWTLERAREFLTDGAAAEQPAQAAPARAEGTTASTGSAASTGSAAPTGSGETTGSGETTGSGEPAAVRARLLHDGIAHLLATMRPADPDRLWSADSFGATCDPVALQHGSAGGVGVLARALRHADDLAAGSPDAPPVTGEALRAGLRTAALWTAERQEALPGNLPGLHFGRSGTAWALLDAARALEDAALTERAVALALALPVEWPNPDVCHGAAGAGLTQLHFWRTTGDPRFLDRAAQAAEGLLAAARHTPEGTFWPVPEDFDSGLAGAWHYGFAHGVAGVGTFLLLAGEATGDERLRAAALAAGTTLAKAARRGPAGTMWPVDWARHLTDSPDLARHWCSGSSGVGTFLVRLRATTGTRDEGLAELVEGAAAAVGAGRVTDSPATCHGLAGNAEFLLDAAELTGDARHRAGAELLVEHMAAQAVLRDGRLLVPDENRKGVLAEYATGLAGSLSLLLRLRYGGPRAWLPEGGSAHP; encoded by the coding sequence GTGTCATCACTGCCCGAGACCGCGTCCCGGCCGCCCCTCACCGGGCCGCGGCGGACACGCCCGGAGGGCCCCGCGGACCTGGCGCTGCTCCCCGATCTGGTACGCGCCGTCCTCGCGCGGGGCGTGACCGGACGGGCAGGGGCGACGCAGGACTGGGCCGTGGAGGCGGGCGAGTTCTGGTGCCACGTCCGGCCGGGGGACGCCGTCCGCCGCACGCAGGGGTGGAAGCTGCACGTCTCGGCCACCCCCCTCTCGGCGCCGCTGGTGCTGGCCCGGGCCGCCGAGGTGCTGACCGCCCACCGGGCGCCGTTCAAGTTCGCGGCGAGCCCCGCACGGGTCGCCGCCCTGGTCTCGGGGCGCTTCGCCCGGGGCGGAGGCGGCAAGTTCATCACGGTCTACCCGGTCGACGACACCCAGTTCCGGCTGCTCGCCGAGGAGTTGCACCGGGCCACCGTGGGACTGCCCGGTCCCGCGGTGCTCTCCGACCGGCGCTACCTGCCGGACAGTCAGGTCTACTACCGCTACGGGGTGTTCGCGGCAGCGCCCGAACTCACGGCCGACGGCGCCTTCGCCGCCCGCCTGCGGGACCCCGAGGGGCGGCCCGTGCCCGACGAGCGCAACGCCTGGTACAGCCCGCCGTCCTGGGCGGACGACCCGTTCCCGGGACGTCCGGCCGCGCCCGCCCGCAGCACGGCCACCGCGAAGCCGGTGCTGCTGAACGAGCGCTACCTCGTACGCGGAGCGATCCAGCACTCCAACAAAGGGGGCGTGTTCCGGGCGGAGGACACCGCCACCGGCGAGCAGGTGGTCGTCAAGCAGGCCCGTCCTCATGTGGGCGCGGGACTCGAAGGGCTGGACGTACGGGACCTCCTGCGCCGGGAGGCGACCCTCCTGCAGCGCTTCGGCAAGCGGTTCCCCGACCGGGTTCCCCGGCTCGTCGAGGTGTTCGAGCAGCAGGGCAGCGCCTTCCTGGTCGCCGAGTCCGTCCCCGGGGCTACCCTGCGCCGGACCGTCGCCGAGCGGCTGATCCGGGAGGGAGCCGGCTGCCCCGACGGGCCGACCGCCGGATCCCTCGTCCGGCAGCTGCTCGAACTGGTCGGCGGCGCCCACGAACTCGGCCTCACCCTGCACGACTTCAATCCCAACAACGTCATGGTCACCCCCGGCGGGCGGCTACGGCTGATCGACCTGGAGATGGCCGCCCGGGAGGGCGAACGCTGGGTGCTCGGCGCCACCCCCGGCTACACCGCCCCCGAACTGCGCGCCGCCGATCCGGTGGCCCCCGCGTTCGGACCCGGCGTCGACCTCTACGCCTTGGGCGCCACCGTCCTGCACGCACTGACCGGCGCGGATCCGCTCTTCGCGGAGGACCGGCCCGCGGGAGCCCGCCCGGACGAGGAGCGACTGTCCCGGCTCGTGGAGCTGCTGGGCCGCGACCGGCCGCTCGTACGCCGCTACGGGCCGCTGGTCCGCGGGCTGATGCGGGACGCGCCCGCGGACCGCTGGACCCTGGAGCGGGCCCGGGAGTTCCTCACCGACGGCGCGGCGGCGGAACAGCCCGCACAGGCCGCACCTGCCCGTGCGGAGGGGACCACGGCGTCCACCGGCTCCGCGGCGTCCACCGGGTCCGCGGCGCCGACCGGGTCCGGGGAGACGACCGGGTCCGGGGAGACGACCGGGTCAGGGGAGCCGGCGGCGGTGCGCGCACGGCTGCTGCACGACGGCATCGCCCACCTGCTGGCCACCATGCGCCCCGCGGACCCCGACCGGCTCTGGTCCGCCGACTCCTTCGGCGCGACCTGCGACCCGGTGGCCCTCCAGCACGGCTCGGCCGGCGGAGTGGGCGTGCTCGCCCGTGCCCTGCGCCACGCGGACGACCTCGCGGCCGGCTCCCCGGACGCACCTCCGGTCACCGGGGAGGCCCTGCGCGCGGGGCTGCGCACGGCCGCGCTCTGGACGGCGGAGCGGCAGGAGGCCCTGCCCGGCAACCTGCCCGGACTCCACTTCGGCCGCTCGGGCACGGCCTGGGCCCTGCTCGACGCCGCCCGGGCGCTGGAGGACGCGGCGCTGACCGAACGCGCCGTCGCCCTCGCCCTGGCGCTGCCCGTGGAGTGGCCCAACCCCGATGTCTGTCACGGTGCGGCCGGCGCCGGCCTGACCCAGCTGCACTTCTGGCGCACCACGGGCGACCCGCGCTTCCTCGACCGGGCCGCGCAGGCCGCCGAGGGGCTGCTGGCAGCGGCTCGGCATACGCCCGAGGGCACCTTCTGGCCGGTGCCCGAGGACTTCGACTCCGGTCTGGCGGGCGCCTGGCACTACGGATTCGCGCACGGGGTGGCCGGAGTCGGCACCTTCCTGCTCCTCGCCGGGGAGGCGACGGGCGACGAGCGGCTGCGCGCGGCCGCCCTGGCGGCGGGCACCACCCTCGCCAAGGCCGCCCGCCGCGGACCGGCGGGCACCATGTGGCCGGTGGACTGGGCCCGGCACCTGACGGACTCCCCGGACCTGGCCAGGCACTGGTGCAGCGGGTCCTCGGGCGTGGGGACCTTCCTGGTCCGCCTCCGGGCGACCACCGGCACCCGCGACGAGGGCCTGGCCGAGCTGGTGGAGGGCGCGGCTGCCGCCGTCGGAGCGGGCAGGGTCACCGATTCGCCCGCCACCTGCCACGGGCTCGCGGGCAACGCCGAGTTCCTGCTCGACGCCGCCGAGCTGACGGGCGATGCGCGCCACCGTGCCGGAGCCGAGCTGCTGGTCGAGCACATGGCGGCCCAGGCGGTGCTGCGCGACGGCCGGCTGCTGGTGCCCGACGAGAACCGCAAGGGCGTACTGGCCGAGTACGCCACCGGCCTCGCCGGGAGCCTGTCGCTGCTCCTGCGGCTGCGGTACGGCGGCCCGCGAGCGTGGCTGCCCGAGGGCGGATCCGCCCACCCCTGA
- a CDS encoding serine/threonine-protein kinase, with translation MTGKAGHPGALEVPAGYRVGPWAVGHLLGAGAFGSVYAALRAVPEPGLPGRAALKVLPTGTRTPRQLRHLVELAERETEVLRRVRTPRLIRLYEVLTVDDPGRPELDGATVLVLEEAQGSLDTLLADGVPSAGPALLAQVCEGLDQLHRAGWVHGDLKPGNVLLMADGTARLGDFNMAAELEGTHAYSPAFATPDYTPPDLLWSEVGERGTKIRPTADIWAFGVLAHVVLTGALPLPGGTPAARRDAALRYARGEEELRLSPRLPEHWRDIVRDCLARRHEDRAAHTAASLLRRVVVAAAAPSPAPPTPSAPRVSVPRGRRRALIAAGTAALAAGLGAVWGSGLFHLGDSGGALGYERCWRGAVCFFSEEDGRGEMCSWVDGGADWIDGPAPCPWTARSAPRSVFNNGFDLTEGATKVDVVYYGRPAQQEPLGCVKVRTRTNLGGTALPRSHAWVPNC, from the coding sequence CTGACCGGGAAGGCCGGCCACCCCGGCGCCCTCGAAGTCCCGGCCGGCTACCGCGTCGGCCCCTGGGCCGTCGGGCACCTGCTGGGGGCCGGCGCCTTCGGCAGCGTCTACGCGGCCCTGCGCGCCGTGCCCGAGCCGGGCCTGCCCGGCCGGGCCGCGCTCAAGGTCCTGCCGACCGGTACCCGCACCCCGCGCCAGTTACGGCACCTGGTCGAGCTCGCCGAGCGCGAGACCGAGGTACTGCGCCGGGTGCGCACACCCCGGCTGATCCGGCTCTACGAGGTCCTCACGGTCGACGACCCCGGCCGGCCCGAACTCGACGGCGCCACCGTCCTCGTCCTGGAGGAGGCACAGGGCTCCCTGGACACCCTGCTGGCCGACGGAGTGCCATCGGCCGGACCCGCCCTGCTCGCCCAGGTCTGCGAGGGGCTCGACCAACTGCACCGGGCGGGCTGGGTGCACGGCGACCTCAAGCCGGGCAACGTCCTGCTGATGGCCGACGGCACGGCACGGCTGGGCGACTTCAACATGGCCGCGGAGCTGGAGGGCACCCACGCCTACTCCCCGGCCTTCGCCACCCCCGACTACACCCCGCCGGACCTGCTCTGGTCGGAGGTCGGCGAACGGGGGACGAAGATCCGCCCGACGGCCGACATCTGGGCCTTCGGCGTACTGGCCCACGTCGTCCTGACCGGCGCACTGCCGCTGCCCGGCGGCACCCCCGCTGCCCGCCGGGACGCCGCGCTGCGCTACGCCAGGGGCGAGGAGGAGCTGCGGCTGTCGCCACGACTCCCGGAGCACTGGCGGGACATCGTCCGCGACTGCCTGGCCCGAAGACACGAGGACCGGGCCGCGCACACCGCCGCGTCGCTGCTGCGCCGCGTGGTGGTGGCGGCCGCCGCCCCGTCGCCGGCCCCGCCGACTCCGTCGGCCCCGCGCGTTTCCGTACCCCGCGGGCGGCGCCGCGCGCTGATCGCGGCCGGTACGGCGGCGCTCGCCGCCGGCCTGGGCGCCGTATGGGGCTCGGGCCTGTTCCACCTCGGGGACTCCGGCGGGGCGCTGGGGTACGAACGGTGCTGGCGCGGGGCGGTCTGCTTCTTCTCGGAGGAGGACGGCCGGGGCGAGATGTGCTCCTGGGTCGACGGCGGCGCCGACTGGATCGACGGCCCGGCCCCCTGTCCCTGGACGGCCCGCAGCGCGCCGCGCTCGGTCTTCAACAACGGGTTCGACCTCACCGAGGGTGCGACCAAGGTCGACGTCGTCTACTACGGCCGGCCCGCCCAACAGGAGCCGCTGGGCTGTGTGAAGGTGCGTACGAGAACCAACTTGGGCGGCACGGCCCTCCCGCGCTCCCACGCCTGGGTGCCGAACTGCTGA
- a CDS encoding sensor histidine kinase, whose product MSLYWRIFLLNAAVLVTAVLLLLGPVTVSTPVLFGEAVVLLAGLAAMLIANAALLRIGLAPLGRLTRAMSAVDLLRPGGRARVEGPAEVAELTTSFNAMLGRLEAERAGSSARALCAQEAERRRIARELHDEVGQTLTAVLLQLKHAADRAPAPLREELRQVQETTRAGLDEIRRIARRLRPGVLEELGLHSAVRALTAEFTSGSLTVRHVIGPHVPPLDEAAELVFYRVAQEALTNAARHAGASEVEVHLSGRPDGAVRLLVRDDGRGIGPAGEGAGIQGMRERALLIGADLAIGSGPRGGTDVRLDVPVATTEVSR is encoded by the coding sequence GTGTCGCTGTACTGGCGGATCTTCCTGCTCAACGCGGCCGTCCTCGTCACCGCCGTCCTGCTGCTGCTCGGCCCGGTCACCGTGTCCACCCCGGTCCTCTTCGGCGAGGCCGTGGTGCTGCTCGCCGGGCTGGCCGCCATGCTGATCGCCAACGCCGCCCTGCTCCGGATCGGGCTGGCACCGCTCGGCCGGCTGACCCGCGCGATGAGCGCGGTCGACCTGCTGCGCCCCGGCGGCCGGGCCCGGGTGGAGGGTCCCGCCGAAGTGGCCGAGCTGACCACCTCCTTCAACGCCATGCTGGGCCGGCTGGAGGCCGAACGGGCCGGCAGCAGCGCCCGCGCCCTCTGCGCGCAGGAAGCCGAACGACGGCGCATCGCCCGGGAACTCCACGACGAGGTCGGCCAGACCCTCACCGCGGTCCTGCTCCAGCTCAAGCACGCGGCCGACCGCGCCCCGGCCCCCTTGCGGGAGGAGCTCCGCCAGGTGCAGGAGACCACCCGTGCCGGCCTGGACGAGATCCGCCGCATCGCCCGCAGGCTGCGCCCGGGGGTCCTGGAGGAGCTCGGGTTGCACAGTGCCGTGCGCGCGCTGACGGCCGAGTTCACCAGCGGATCGCTGACGGTGCGGCACGTCATCGGCCCGCACGTGCCCCCGCTGGACGAAGCGGCCGAACTCGTCTTCTACCGGGTCGCCCAGGAGGCCCTGACCAACGCCGCCCGGCACGCGGGCGCGAGCGAGGTCGAGGTACACCTGTCGGGCCGGCCCGACGGCGCGGTCCGGCTGCTCGTACGGGACGACGGCCGGGGCATCGGCCCCGCCGGCGAGGGCGCGGGGATCCAGGGCATGCGGGAACGGGCCCTGCTGATCGGCGCGGACCTCGCCATCGGAAGCGGCCCGCGGGGCGGCACCGACGTACGGCTGGACGTACCGGTCGCGACCACGGAGGTATCCCGTTGA
- a CDS encoding FHA domain-containing protein produces MNSIIVVPGPTMSPAAQIRLAPGQTLRFGRGPLRRSGIGTGGGGGPDTLHVPHAGVSRSAGEITATATYWSLSNFSRSATYVVENPEGAGEHIKIAPGRLDAPVPFEFARLVLPAGSELLTLDVWAPRHDYADRDDPGEPDGEPTALPFPLDRSSRYFLVLTALCEPRLRGAPHAPLPTVEQVVERLKPSWPAANRAAVQWNIDYLAVKLRLKPGPDTVDPGPRLVGKKETLVSLALRFDLVRETDLAALPAAPTGTAR; encoded by the coding sequence GTGAACAGCATCATCGTGGTCCCGGGGCCCACCATGTCCCCGGCCGCACAGATCCGCCTGGCACCGGGGCAGACCCTCCGGTTCGGCCGTGGACCCCTCCGCCGCAGCGGCATCGGCACCGGAGGTGGTGGCGGCCCGGACACCCTGCACGTCCCGCACGCCGGCGTCTCGCGTTCGGCGGGGGAGATCACCGCCACGGCCACGTACTGGTCGCTCAGCAACTTCTCCCGCTCGGCGACGTACGTGGTCGAGAACCCCGAGGGCGCCGGCGAGCACATCAAGATCGCCCCCGGCCGGCTGGACGCACCGGTCCCGTTCGAATTCGCCCGGCTCGTCCTGCCCGCCGGCTCCGAACTGCTCACCCTGGACGTCTGGGCACCGCGCCACGACTACGCCGACCGGGACGATCCGGGCGAGCCCGACGGGGAGCCGACCGCACTCCCCTTCCCGCTCGACCGCTCCAGCCGGTACTTCCTGGTCCTCACCGCGCTCTGCGAGCCGAGGCTGCGCGGCGCACCGCACGCGCCCCTGCCCACCGTCGAGCAGGTGGTCGAACGGCTGAAGCCCTCCTGGCCCGCGGCCAACCGCGCCGCCGTGCAGTGGAACATCGACTACCTCGCGGTCAAACTGCGCCTCAAGCCCGGCCCCGACACGGTGGATCCGGGGCCGCGGCTGGTCGGCAAGAAGGAGACCCTGGTCTCGCTGGCCCTGCGCTTCGACCTCGTCCGCGAGACCGACCTGGCGGCCCTGCCGGCCGCCCCGACCGGTACCGCCCGCTGA
- a CDS encoding response regulator has protein sequence MPPSPPLTSSPTPLRPPTRVLLADDHALVRRGVRLILDAEPDLTVVAEAGDGAEAVALARTGEVDLAVLDVAMPRMTGLQAARELSRLRPELRILILTMYDNEQYFFEALKAGAAGYVPKSVADRDLVEACRAAIRDEPFIYPGAETTLIRNYLDRARQGDPLPARAITEREEEILKLVAEGHSSKEIGDLLVISAKTVERHRANLLQKLGMRDRLELTRYAIRVGLIEP, from the coding sequence TTGCCCCCGTCGCCCCCGCTGACCTCATCGCCCACACCGCTGCGGCCGCCGACGCGCGTCCTGCTCGCCGACGACCACGCCCTCGTACGGCGCGGGGTCAGGCTCATCCTCGACGCCGAGCCGGACCTGACGGTGGTGGCCGAGGCCGGTGACGGAGCGGAGGCCGTCGCCCTGGCCCGTACCGGGGAGGTGGACCTCGCCGTCCTCGACGTGGCCATGCCCCGGATGACGGGACTGCAGGCCGCACGGGAACTCTCCCGGCTGCGCCCGGAGCTGCGCATCCTCATCCTGACCATGTACGACAACGAGCAGTACTTCTTCGAGGCGCTCAAGGCCGGGGCGGCCGGATACGTCCCCAAGTCGGTCGCCGACCGCGATCTGGTCGAGGCGTGCCGGGCGGCGATCCGGGACGAGCCTTTCATCTACCCGGGGGCCGAGACGACGCTCATCCGCAACTACCTGGACCGGGCCCGCCAGGGTGATCCGCTGCCCGCCCGGGCGATCACCGAGCGCGAGGAGGAGATCCTCAAGCTCGTCGCGGAGGGCCACTCCTCGAAGGAGATCGGCGACCTCCTCGTCATCAGCGCCAAGACGGTGGAGCGCCACCGGGCCAACCTGCTCCAGAAGCTGGGGATGCGCGACCGCCTGGAACTGACCCGCTACGCGATCCGGGTCGGACTCATCGAGCCGTAG
- a CDS encoding ALQxL family class IV lanthipeptide, whose translation MAEFDIDALQVLPEDVRTEDARGEEHAAALITACRWHTSGC comes from the coding sequence ATGGCGGAGTTCGACATCGATGCCCTCCAGGTACTGCCCGAGGACGTCCGTACCGAGGACGCCCGCGGCGAGGAGCACGCCGCCGCGCTGATCACCGCCTGCCGCTGGCACACCAGCGGCTGCTGA
- a CDS encoding cation:proton antiporter regulatory subunit, whose protein sequence is MSTTPLPGIGVQYDLTTRERRHLSVIAHRDGTRTVNVYRADDPDACAQSLHLSGAETTSLIDALMPAHHSPNLLHTTDLGLVAERIELSAHSYWNGRLLGETRMRTETGVSIVAVLRRAEARPSPAPDFRLAGGDTLIVIGTREGVDAAASILGRE, encoded by the coding sequence ATGAGCACCACGCCACTGCCCGGCATCGGGGTCCAGTACGACCTCACCACCCGCGAGCGGCGCCACCTGTCGGTGATCGCCCACCGCGACGGCACCCGTACGGTGAACGTCTACCGCGCGGACGATCCCGACGCGTGCGCCCAGTCGCTGCACCTGTCCGGGGCCGAGACGACCTCGCTGATCGACGCCCTGATGCCCGCGCACCACAGCCCCAACCTGCTGCACACCACCGACCTCGGGCTGGTCGCCGAGCGCATCGAGCTGTCCGCGCACTCGTACTGGAACGGCCGGCTGCTGGGCGAGACCCGGATGCGGACGGAGACCGGGGTCTCGATCGTGGCGGTCCTGCGGCGGGCCGAGGCCCGCCCCTCCCCCGCGCCCGACTTCCGCCTCGCCGGCGGGGACACGCTCATCGTGATCGGCACCCGCGAGGGCGTCGACGCCGCCGCCTCCATACTCGGACGGGAGTAA